One Candidatus Limnocylindrales bacterium genomic window, CATCGATAATCTGACCGTCCTTTACCACAAGTAAACAGGTAAAAGCATATCCTACTTCCAGCATCAGAAAATTCATGCCCTGAAAGCCTCTGCTATAGGAAGAATCCTCGAGGGAAGCATCTTCCAGCAGTATTTTCTCAACAAACGCAATGGAGCAGAGTTTATCTGAAGTTCCCAGGTCAATTTTATTGATTTTACGATATACGGGAATGGAAGGAAGAAGTTTAACAGCAGGGATACAATAAGCCTGGATATTTCTCGGTTTGAGGATTTCTAAAAATCTACCCAATCCCAATTCCCGAGGCTCTCCTTTTTTGAGGGTCATCTCAAAAATATCCTGCTCCTGAATCTCCTGAACTTTCTTAAGGGGAATACCGAATCCCGAAGGAAGAACTATGGGAAGCGACGGATATCTGGCGACTATCTCATCCAGATAGGATAAAACCTGTAGGCTATCCTCAAATTCCCGAAGGTCTTTAACTTTTCTCCCTTCAAGGAGAGCTACTTTCCAGGATTTCGTGCCGTAATCAATACCCAAAGAGTACAAAACTGCAGGAGGTGGGGAGTGGGCAAGGGTCCACTTTGGATCTTACTGCACCCCGCTCAGGTCCCACCTGTTTATTACGAAGAAGTTCGGACAATCTCCACCCCTACATAGTTTGCATTTTTAAGTACAAACTTCTTAACCCGAATTAAGACTTTTTTCGTTGGATACTTGCTTAAAATAAAATGGGCTATTTCTTCTGCAACGGTTTCAATAAGGTGAAACTCTCTATTTTCTAGAAATGCCATGACACTTCGATAAACCTCAGAATAGCTGATAGTTTTCTTGACATCGTCTTCGCGAGCCGCCGCACTGAAATCTCCATAGATTTCCAGATCAATCAGCAACTTTTGCTTTCGGGATCTTTCAGAATCCGAGACTCCTACCCGGCCTTTGTAGAGTAATTCTTTAATGATAATTTTATCTTCCATAAAAACCACTAAACCTCATCTTCATTTAAATATCCCCATCGTAGTTCTTCCTCTTGAATAAATTTCTTGCGCAACTTCAAAGCAATCTTGGCCTTCATAAGTTCCTGACCCAGATAAAAAGCATGGGAAGGATCTCCCCGGATGTCCAGTTGGGAGAAGATTCTCTGAATATCGGTATCTTTGATAAAGGTTGTGGCATTAAAGACATAGATATATTGCCCATCAATAAAAATCCTGAAATTTCGATCCTTGATAAGACTTTGCATTTCCAGCATTTCTGCTTCTGAAAGATAATCCGTTTTTCGATCCTTAATGGTCAAAAGGCTATCATCGAGGTCTTTGGGGAGCCTGTTATTCTTATAGGTATAGTACATGAGCCTTCGGGCTTTATCTATCTCCCGAACAGAACCCCGGGCCCAGTTGGCTACTTCGGTTGTCAGGACATAGTTGATATTCAACTCGGTCATAAATCCCACACAAAGTGCATTAATTCCGGTACTATCGGCGTCGGTCAACTCGGTAATATTGCCTAAACCCATGAGCATTTCGGCGGAAGGATATTTCTGACGAACCACATAGTAGCGATAAAAAGACTCTGCCAGGCCAAAATTGATGGGATTCAAGATGGGATCGATGATATAGTTTTTAACCCCTTTTTTTTCTAGCTGTTCAATATTAAGATCTAGGGATTCAAGACCTGCCCCAAAATCGGGTATAACCACCGGAATACAGTTTAACTCTGAGGCTATGTCCATATTTTGGGAATTAACACTCAGCAGGTAATCCACACCGGCTTTATTAGCGGCCAAGATCTCTTTTTTATTGAAGGTATCAACACTCACCGTGAAACCTTCTTGTTTTAGAAGGGTAATCACCTCTCCGATACCGGGGAATTCTACATCGGGTGTACATCCTACGTCAATAATATCTGCACCACTTTTTTTATAGTAATGGGCCAGGGCTAAAATCTGTTCGGTACTCAGCAAAGGAGCATCGTTGATCTCGGCCAGGATCTTCAGTTTATATTCCCCATAGCCTATTTTCTTCTTTTTAAAACCAAAAAAATCCGGAATGTCCTTTAAATCTTTGGGGCCCTTCTCGACTTTGACTCCCAGGGCTTCTTCAATGGCCTTTATATCTACCACACACATTCCTGAAAGGAGGATTTGATCACACTGAACCCCTTTCAAGTTCCGGATAATAAAGGGCGTCGTCATCAAAGCGGCTACACTGATTTTTAACACGGCCACTTCATATTCAAAGTCCGGCTTCATCTCCGCTAAGGTCTCCCTCAGAGCCTTCTCGGCCAGTTTACCTGTGACGAATAAAATTTTCATTCCCTGATGGGGTCAGAAGTTCAGAAGTTAGGGTAAGGAGGCTTTTAACCTTCTAACCTCTAAACCCACATCCCTCCGTGTACATGAATGATTGCGCCGGTAATATATCGTGCCTTCTCTGAGATGAGAAAGCTAACCAGCTCGGCGATATCACCGGGTGCACCCAGGTATCCCAGTGGAACTAATTTTTTCCATTTCTCTTTATTTTCTTCTGAAAAGCGGGCGTATTCCTCGGTTTCGATAAAGCCGGGATTAATGGCATTCACCCGGATGTTAAATTTTCCTTCAGAACGGGCCAGATACTTTGTCATCATCATCAGGCCGGTTTTAGCAATATAATAGGCAGGGGCCTCGAAGACGCCTATGGCCATGGGAACTTCGGCATTTAACGCTCCAATGTTGATAATGTGTCCATTCCGACGGGCTCTCATACTTCGCAGGGCATGTTTCGTACAATAAAAGGCGCTACTTAGATTACCATCGATCATACGATACCATTCCTCATCGGTGGTATCGAAAAGGGATCGAATTAAGTAAGGCCCTACATTGTTAACCAGAATATCCAGATGCCCAAACTGTCGGATCGTTTCCTCAACCAGATATCTTGCTTCGTCTGCCTTTGAAACATCTGCCTGGATTGCTATAGTCCCAGGAGATAAACGCTTTACTTCTTCCAGGGTACGTTCAGCCACCATTTTATTGGAACAGTAATTCAATATGGGAATGATACCGTCTCGTGCCAGTCTTAAAGCAATTTCTTTTCCAATCCCTCGGGTACTGCCGGTGATCAAAGCAATTTCTTTCTCAGACATGAAAACGGGAGTCAGAATTCAGAATCTCTTTTGGAGGTACCGTCTACCTTCAAAAAAATCTACCCCTTAAAGAGAAAAAGTTGGAATCTCTTTGTTTCACCCTCTCCTTTTCTCTTTCAGGGGTCGTTTCTTCTAAACTAACCTCCCTTCCCGACGTGGGAAAGGAGAACCCGGGGATGGCCTGGGGCTTAACTCTTCCCTCACCCCTTCGTCCCCTCTCTCCCGAGTTGGGAGAAAGGGTTAGGGAAGGGGAACTGGAAGGGTCTGTAAAAATCCTACCCCAGAAGGCTCCCTCTTCTGAAGCCCCGAAAGAGGAATACTTTGTTTACTTAGTTTTGCTTAACTTTATAAGCGGCCCTCACCCCCGGCCCCTCTCCCACAAGGGGAGAGGGGAGTTGGGAAGGAAAAGCAGCACTATAAGGTCAAAAACCAAGTAAACAAGGTAGGAGTCCGGGATAAAGACCTGAAGAGTTACTTTGTTTTTATTCTGACTTCTGACTCCTTAACTTTCTATTTGACAATTCCCTTATCTTTGTGCTTATAGTAGCTACAAGATATGCTTGCGTCAAGCTTTTACAGTAGTCCTGGAAAAAATCTCCTATCTGAAGTAAAGTAGAAAGTTAAGAATGCCGTAGGATAGGCATATACAGGCTTTCAGGAGTAGTTTTTGAGCTTGAGCCGGATCTTGAGAAAAGTTCCTGAATTTTTTAATAAAGAAATCATTCCTCCAGTGCGGTAGAGATATTATCCAGATAACGTCCCTACCGTGTATTAACAAAGATGCAACTTTTAGTCAGTGTGACCGATGTCGAAGAAGCTGAAAACGCCATGGAAGGTGGCGCAGACATCATCGATATTAAGAATCCATCCGAAGGTTCTTTGGGTGCAAATTTTCCCCACGTGATCCGAGAAATTGTAAGCAAAATCCCTTCTTCTCTCGAATCCAGTGCGACCCTTGGAGACGTTCCCAATTTACCCGGCACAGTTTCTTTAGCCGGAGCAGGCGCAGCGTGGTGTGGGGTAAACTACGTAAAAGTGGGGCTTATGGGGGTTCGTACCCTGGAGGATGCCATTTTTCTCCTGAAACAGCTCCGCCATGCCGTCAAGATGATTAATCCCCATATTAAGGTTATAGCGGCCGGTTATGCCGATGCGGCTATGGTTAAAGCCTTAAATCCCCTCCTTCTTCCCCTGGTTTCCTCACAGGCAGGTATTGAGGGGTGTATGATCGATACGGCAATTAAAGACGGACATAATCTGTTTTACTATTTAAATCGAGATCAGCTTGAGAATTTTGTCACGGAAGCCCAGGGATCTGGTTTAATCTGTGCCCTGGCAGGATCTTTACGTGAGGTGGACATACCCCTTATCCAGGAGCTGGGTGCAGATATTATAGGTCTTAGAACGGCCGTATGTGAAGGGGATCGTGTCCGTGGGCGAGTTAGCAAAAGTAAAGTTCAAAGGATCCGTTCGATTCTGGAAATGAAATCTTTAAATGGCCATCTCCAAACGACATATCCATGAAAAAGTTAATTCTTTGCCTGATTGGAATTCTGCTCTTACGGCCTGGGATAGCCGGAGCCCATAACAACAGCATTAGTTTCTCCGAAATTAAAATCTATCCCGATCACATCCAATACGATCTCAGAACTATTCTGAGCGAGTTTATAACCCATGCTGTTCTTGCAGACGATAACGGAGATCAAAAACTCGATGAGGTAGAACTTCAGCATCACAGGCAGGAAATATACGAATATTTTAACAAGCGGATCAAAATCCAGGGAAGTTCTCCCTACACTTTGAAATTAGACTCTATAACCCTTTCAGAAAGTGGGATGCCTTCCATTACCTTCCACCTGATTTTTACGCCTAAAAATCGAAAGGTTGGAAGTTTTACCATCTCTTGCAAGATATTTGAAGATGTTCAGAACCATCGAAGCCTGGCCAAGATAACGTCCGGAGAAGAAACCCGGCAATTTGTCTTTACGTTGGATAACCAGTATGAAAGGAAAGTGGCGGAAGAAGATCAAGACTTTTTCTCCTTAGAGGGAGCTTCAGGGGTTCGAAAGATCCTTATCGCCTTGCTGATACTGATGGGAATTGTGGGTAGTTTGTGGTTTGTCCGACGAGCTTTCCGGACGCGCGCCCCTTTACAGAAGGATGGGTCGGATGTAGATATTATAACAGAAGTGGATAAAAAGAACTGAGGTTGAATTTTGTTGAAAGCAAGCCTTTCATACCTAAGACAGAACAGTGAGAAAAATGCAAAATTCCAATTTTGATCAACTGGTTGAGGTCATGCGAACTTTACGCAGTGATAAGGGTTGTCCGTGGGACAAAGAACAGACACTCAAAACTCTTAAACCTTTCCTGGTAGAGGAATGTTATGAAGTTTGGGAAGCCATAGATGAAAATAACCCTGAAAAGCTAAAAGAGGAATTGGGAGACCTTCTCTTCCAGATTATTTTTTATGCCCAGGTTACCGCCGAACAATTGGGATTTAACATCTACGACGTGATTGAAACAATTAAACAAAAGATGATACGTCGACACCCCCATGTTTTTGGGGAAGTGAAGGTGAGAGATTCCAAGGAGGTTCTGGTTAACTGGGAGGAAATGAAGAAGAAAGAGCGTGGGGCTCAGAGTTCTGCGCTGGATGGGGTTCCCAAAAATCTTCCGGCTTTACTTCGGGCACACCGGATCCAGGAAAAAGCGGCTCGGGTTAGTTTTGAATGGGAAAATATCCAGCAGTGTCTGGATAAGCTGGGAGAAGAAGGCGCAGAACTTAAGGAAGCCTTGCAGGAAAGGGATCCGGATAAGATGGAAGAAGAGTTGGGAGATGTTCTCTTTGCTCTGGTAAACGTAGCCAGGTTCATGAAGATCAACCCCGAAGAAGCCCTTCAAAAGGCCATCGGGAAGTTTATCCGGCGTTTTCAATATGTAGAAGCCAAGGTGGCCGAACAGGGCAAAACCATGAAAGAGACCCCCCTGGAAGAGACCGTCCGATTGTGGAATGAAGCCAAGGAGAATTTATCATGAGCGCTGTTTTTAAAGGATTACGGGTTATCGATCTCACCAAGATCATCGTAGGTCCGCTCTGTACCATGCTACTGGGGGATATGGGTGCCGATGTGATCAAGGTGGAAAAACCGGACTCTGGAGATGATAGCCGTTACTGGACCGCAGACCCTCGTTATGAAGGATACAGCCCCTATTTTCTATCTGTCAATCGGAATAAAAGGA contains:
- a CDS encoding DUF1464 family protein — protein: MYSLGIDYGTKSWKVALLEGRKVKDLREFEDSLQVLSYLDEIVARYPSLPIVLPSGFGIPLKKVQEIQEQDIFEMTLKKGEPRELGLGRFLEILKPRNIQAYCIPAVKLLPSIPVYRKINKIDLGTSDKLCSIAFVEKILLEDASLEDSSYSRGFQGMNFLMLEVGYAFTCLLVVKDGQIIDALGGTAGCMGPKSRGSIDGELAYLYNFNTKAQIYRGGFLDLEEKFPGYGEKAFWESLEKELLAFMHFYHMDSILLTGRNKRWVQEKLGHRYPTRILQNDKEGFESAIGAAIIANGIEGGIFENIVTHLGIKEAHEHVLDWIYC
- the mazG gene encoding nucleoside triphosphate pyrophosphohydrolase; this translates as MQNSNFDQLVEVMRTLRSDKGCPWDKEQTLKTLKPFLVEECYEVWEAIDENNPEKLKEELGDLLFQIIFYAQVTAEQLGFNIYDVIETIKQKMIRRHPHVFGEVKVRDSKEVLVNWEEMKKKERGAQSSALDGVPKNLPALLRAHRIQEKAARVSFEWENIQQCLDKLGEEGAELKEALQERDPDKMEEELGDVLFALVNVARFMKINPEEALQKAIGKFIRRFQYVEAKVAEQGKTMKETPLEETVRLWNEAKENLS
- the folB gene encoding dihydroneopterin aldolase, which produces MEDKIIIKELLYKGRVGVSDSERSRKQKLLIDLEIYGDFSAAAREDDVKKTISYSEVYRSVMAFLENREFHLIETVAEEIAHFILSKYPTKKVLIRVKKFVLKNANYVGVEIVRTSS
- a CDS encoding (5-formylfuran-3-yl)methyl phosphate synthase; translation: MQLLVSVTDVEEAENAMEGGADIIDIKNPSEGSLGANFPHVIREIVSKIPSSLESSATLGDVPNLPGTVSLAGAGAAWCGVNYVKVGLMGVRTLEDAIFLLKQLRHAVKMINPHIKVIAAGYADAAMVKALNPLLLPLVSSQAGIEGCMIDTAIKDGHNLFYYLNRDQLENFVTEAQGSGLICALAGSLREVDIPLIQELGADIIGLRTAVCEGDRVRGRVSKSKVQRIRSILEMKSLNGHLQTTYP
- a CDS encoding DUF6513 domain-containing protein: MKILFVTGKLAEKALRETLAEMKPDFEYEVAVLKISVAALMTTPFIIRNLKGVQCDQILLSGMCVVDIKAIEEALGVKVEKGPKDLKDIPDFFGFKKKKIGYGEYKLKILAEINDAPLLSTEQILALAHYYKKSGADIIDVGCTPDVEFPGIGEVITLLKQEGFTVSVDTFNKKEILAANKAGVDYLLSVNSQNMDIASELNCIPVVIPDFGAGLESLDLNIEQLEKKGVKNYIIDPILNPINFGLAESFYRYYVVRQKYPSAEMLMGLGNITELTDADSTGINALCVGFMTELNINYVLTTEVANWARGSVREIDKARRLMYYTYKNNRLPKDLDDSLLTIKDRKTDYLSEAEMLEMQSLIKDRNFRIFIDGQYIYVFNATTFIKDTDIQRIFSQLDIRGDPSHAFYLGQELMKAKIALKLRKKFIQEEELRWGYLNEDEV
- a CDS encoding SDR family oxidoreductase, producing MSEKEIALITGSTRGIGKEIALRLARDGIIPILNYCSNKMVAERTLEEVKRLSPGTIAIQADVSKADEARYLVEETIRQFGHLDILVNNVGPYLIRSLFDTTDEEWYRMIDGNLSSAFYCTKHALRSMRARRNGHIINIGALNAEVPMAIGVFEAPAYYIAKTGLMMMTKYLARSEGKFNIRVNAINPGFIETEEYARFSEENKEKWKKLVPLGYLGAPGDIAELVSFLISEKARYITGAIIHVHGGMWV